Proteins encoded together in one Anoxybacillus flavithermus window:
- the flgL gene encoding flagellar hook-associated protein FlgL, with amino-acid sequence MRVTQMMLANNTLRNVSKSYDKLGTYQQQLATGKKIHRPSEDPVVAVKGMHYRTSLTEIEQFQRNLSEAYTWMENSESALNHTTNVLQRARELVVQAKNGTLGQEDRQAIAREIEQLKKDLVQVANTKVAGKYIFNGTKIEQAPVTDGTPPTVRNNNDDFMVEVAKGVKLKINVTPNNVFNQGLFNTLQQIENELANPTSNLDNLLSQLDGHLNDVLAERAELGARVNRLELVEQRLAEQQLIAKRMISDNEDADIEKIITELKSQESVHRAALSVGARIIQPTLVDFLR; translated from the coding sequence ATGCGCGTGACACAAATGATGCTTGCAAACAATACGCTTCGCAACGTGAGTAAAAGCTATGACAAACTTGGCACGTATCAGCAACAGCTCGCGACAGGGAAAAAAATTCATCGTCCATCGGAAGATCCAGTCGTGGCGGTGAAAGGCATGCACTATCGTACGAGCTTAACAGAAATTGAACAATTCCAACGTAATTTATCGGAGGCGTATACATGGATGGAAAATTCGGAATCAGCGCTTAACCATACGACAAACGTCCTGCAGCGCGCCCGTGAGCTTGTCGTGCAAGCGAAAAACGGTACACTCGGTCAAGAAGACCGCCAAGCGATCGCCCGTGAAATTGAACAGCTGAAAAAAGACTTAGTACAAGTCGCTAACACGAAAGTAGCAGGTAAATACATTTTCAACGGGACAAAAATTGAACAAGCGCCTGTGACGGATGGAACACCGCCAACTGTCAGAAATAACAACGATGATTTTATGGTCGAAGTGGCAAAAGGAGTTAAACTAAAAATTAATGTCACCCCAAACAATGTGTTTAACCAAGGGTTGTTCAATACATTACAGCAAATTGAAAACGAACTAGCCAATCCAACAAGTAATTTAGACAACTTACTTTCCCAATTAGATGGTCATTTAAACGACGTACTCGCAGAGCGTGCGGAACTCGGTGCGCGCGTCAACCGTTTAGAGCTCGTGGAGCAACGTCTTGCCGAACAACAACTCATCGCGAAACGAATGATTTCCGATAACGAAGATGCGGATATTGAAAAAATTATTACGGAATTAAAGTCGCAAGAAAGTGTGCATCGCGCAGCGCTCTCTGTCGGGGCGCGCATCATTCAGCCGACGCTCGTTGATTTTTTACGTTAA
- the fliW gene encoding flagellar assembly protein FliW, with protein sequence MNIETKYHGTVQLSQLALVSFENGLPGFEHEKQFALLPIHDSPFTILQSIQNKDVAFVMIEPFSYFPTYEIELDDTTCEQLKIQKENDVALYVILTVAEPFTNTTANLQAPVVINVHERIGKQVILTNTPYKTKHRLFPETVEAK encoded by the coding sequence ATGAATATTGAAACGAAATATCATGGAACAGTTCAGCTTTCTCAGCTGGCACTCGTTTCATTTGAAAACGGACTACCGGGCTTTGAACATGAAAAACAATTTGCGTTGCTTCCGATTCACGATTCGCCATTTACCATTTTACAATCAATACAAAATAAAGACGTAGCGTTCGTCATGATTGAGCCGTTTTCGTACTTCCCAACGTACGAAATCGAATTGGACGATACGACGTGTGAGCAGCTGAAAATACAAAAAGAAAACGATGTGGCGCTATACGTCATTTTAACGGTCGCAGAGCCGTTTACAAATACGACAGCGAACTTACAAGCGCCTGTCGTCATTAACGTTCACGAACGAATCGGCAAGCAAGTCATTTTAACGAATACACCGTACAAAACGAAACATCGGCTATTTCCAGAAACGGTTGAGGCGAAATAA
- a CDS encoding DUF6470 family protein has translation MLRIPQLTMQATFPQLSITVERGYMHMRQQQAELSIEQPKPQLEMKTTPPRLTIDQTEAWADMDLKHIFHRIEEAAQDGYASWLSYLETTAIQGDELMRIEQGGDVLAMQAEANSERPPFDYNVGLIPRPFSVKVSFEPGHINMNWQTSNARIHIEPRPVQIDYKPNVVHIDLARHNNLRIDVTV, from the coding sequence ATGTTGAGAATCCCGCAACTGACGATGCAAGCGACGTTCCCGCAACTATCCATTACAGTTGAGCGCGGATATATGCATATGCGTCAACAACAAGCCGAGCTGTCGATTGAACAACCAAAACCACAGCTTGAGATGAAAACAACGCCACCGCGCCTGACGATTGATCAAACCGAAGCGTGGGCAGATATGGATTTAAAACATATTTTTCATCGCATTGAAGAAGCTGCGCAAGACGGCTATGCCAGTTGGTTATCATATTTAGAAACGACAGCGATACAAGGCGATGAATTAATGCGCATCGAACAAGGTGGTGATGTACTCGCGATGCAGGCAGAGGCGAATAGCGAACGACCGCCTTTTGATTATAATGTCGGGCTTATTCCACGCCCATTTAGTGTGAAAGTCAGTTTTGAGCCAGGACATATCAATATGAACTGGCAAACATCAAATGCTCGTATTCATATTGAGCCACGCCCTGTGCAAATCGATTACAAACCAAACGTTGTGCATATTGACTTAGCGCGTCACAACAACTTGCGCATTGACGTGACCGTATAA
- the csrA gene encoding carbon storage regulator CsrA, giving the protein MLVLTRKIKEAIHIGDDIEVVVLAIDGDQVKLGIRAPKHIDIHRKEVYLAIQQENSAASLASATSLQQLSDQLKKGGEANER; this is encoded by the coding sequence ATGCTTGTATTAACACGCAAAATAAAAGAAGCGATCCACATCGGCGACGATATCGAAGTCGTCGTTCTCGCCATCGACGGCGACCAAGTCAAGCTCGGCATTCGCGCGCCGAAACATATCGATATACATCGGAAAGAAGTATATCTCGCTATTCAACAAGAAAACAGCGCGGCATCTCTCGCCTCCGCCACTTCGCTTCAACAACTATCCGATCAACTAAAGAAAGGAGGGGAAGCAAATGAGCGTTAG